One genomic segment of Bradyrhizobium diazoefficiens includes these proteins:
- a CDS encoding ABC-three component system middle component 1, which produces MSESVSASPAQDALEAGERLLIRRASQLEIKVESRPDYASQTFAGGRETPSARLEPRDLPNHARGLQIGRYGVLLTLLPEAPEENRIGDVLRRVRNQCVVARSYLSPPAALDLHAILLGPRGSEGVDRWRALALVAERDERVARKLVWLRPLDANADEDSFADFIKRSFLARPWVTDAVFSMAPLDNVSRAATDGDIPRDTAGEWSRLASQPDIDADLLVDELVASWQRRSAR; this is translated from the coding sequence ATGAGCGAGTCCGTTTCGGCATCGCCCGCCCAAGATGCCCTCGAGGCGGGCGAGCGCCTGCTTATTCGCCGAGCGAGCCAGCTCGAAATCAAGGTAGAATCCAGGCCAGACTATGCCAGCCAGACCTTTGCGGGTGGGCGCGAAACGCCCTCGGCCCGGCTCGAACCGCGTGATCTGCCCAATCATGCCCGCGGGTTGCAGATCGGGCGGTACGGCGTGCTGCTCACACTTTTACCGGAAGCGCCCGAGGAGAATCGTATCGGCGACGTCCTGCGGCGTGTGCGTAACCAATGCGTTGTTGCTCGGTCCTATCTAAGTCCACCGGCGGCGCTCGATTTGCATGCTATACTGCTTGGCCCACGTGGAAGCGAAGGTGTCGACCGCTGGCGTGCGCTGGCACTTGTCGCCGAACGCGACGAGCGCGTAGCGCGCAAGCTGGTCTGGCTGCGCCCGCTCGACGCGAATGCCGATGAAGATAGCTTCGCAGATTTCATCAAGCGTAGTTTTCTCGCCCGGCCGTGGGTCACCGACGCAGTCTTCTCGATGGCGCCGCTTGACAATGTGAGCCGTGCCGCGACGGATGGCGATATTCCACGCGACACCGCAGGTGAATGGAGCCGCCTGGCGAGTCAGCCCGATATCGATGCCGATCTTCTGGTAGACGAATTGGTTGCTTCTTGGCAGCGACGGAGTGCACGATGA
- a CDS encoding AAA family ATPase has protein sequence MSEIFLREVRLNDFRTFGKFALPIPPGPGLTLLVGTNGLGKSSFFDGIEWCLTGSIRRFRDFVGRLDESAYLTRRDAELGTHRVSLTFSEGEPLTRALREKPAEDALIGLLKDPNWTEIKDIAAYLGFTHFLGQASQQRFTSRDQADQWQALKGPSGIDRLESIRTALRGRATTHAFRRRAEREESLVNIAERALEDWRGNVTRLTDLRTRGAAVGAESEAVLGERIAAIARTLSSGDEDTADFTERLSKVRQVIEADLRKVAQDRAGLDGLRGLAARFAEAFALIDPDGARLSAAKEAVAAATAELSEAMLAASQADKAAGVQTEIVARAQSDYDECVRVRTAIAEFASLDAERQAVLETEAALKVEHEACRQDVAAARDTVTRANEAQARLGQLDNEQSTLQLWSARVAALEAQKIEASDKRKSATAADDIANRARAQLPELDRAVEGTREAQAAAEDQLAVRQRDASQLAELLSGLATHIGHNDTTCPICTSTFAPGELQERARNALASQDVQLAEEIRALDALRDRSKAAAEALAEAHAAITAAVAAETAAALAEAGATAERDAIATGLGVSSDSDLETLVAERLAEGARVRVAHIRDVGGSPDDVSSAQLRVDALSAQLMSLDERLAAATQRRARCEVTLRAIEDSLVEIVKPWSVETAEAAVTAQGRLLEAERASSQNLRLLRAQAANAESIARERLAAAEADRDRVAAAIDTAKTNRSATAAAWLKSGMIGDPSAQTVDIYEKDLGDRATALFAHLEEINALSRSHEAWLAQDELRALRELMNREGGEGAADNPVVHEQTLQKSLQAARSSLRLTGATRDAVIAYGEKLRTEAESFSTQFLLPLNDLIDAFNRALLSTSGETVQFSADHTVERTALAMQLRYADPIENAQYRTNLPPQLVLSEGQMAANGFSILCAASTAYRWSRWRALLLDDPLQHNDIIHAAAFVDVMRNLVELEGYQLIMSSHKRDEGEFIARKFDAAGLPCTIVELIGASKDGVRAEPPRHNSAARRLLAVPEAKLA, from the coding sequence ATGAGCGAAATCTTCCTTCGCGAGGTGCGTCTCAACGACTTTCGGACATTTGGCAAATTTGCCCTACCAATTCCGCCGGGGCCGGGGCTTACGCTGCTCGTCGGGACCAATGGCCTGGGCAAGAGCAGCTTCTTCGATGGGATTGAATGGTGTCTCACGGGCAGCATCCGGCGCTTCCGAGATTTCGTTGGCCGTCTTGACGAAAGCGCCTACCTTACGCGTCGGGATGCCGAGCTGGGAACACATCGAGTAAGTCTGACATTTTCGGAGGGCGAGCCGCTGACCCGCGCGTTGCGCGAAAAGCCAGCCGAAGACGCCTTGATCGGCTTGCTGAAGGATCCAAATTGGACCGAGATTAAGGACATCGCGGCCTATCTCGGCTTCACGCATTTTCTCGGTCAAGCTTCGCAGCAGCGCTTTACCAGCCGCGACCAGGCCGATCAATGGCAGGCGCTCAAAGGGCCGAGCGGGATAGATCGACTGGAATCAATCCGAACCGCGCTGAGAGGCCGGGCGACGACCCATGCCTTTAGGCGCCGCGCCGAGCGAGAAGAGAGTCTTGTCAATATCGCCGAACGGGCACTCGAAGATTGGCGCGGAAACGTCACGAGGCTGACCGATCTCCGCACGCGCGGCGCGGCGGTCGGGGCGGAATCCGAAGCGGTGCTCGGCGAGAGGATCGCCGCCATTGCTCGTACGCTATCTAGCGGGGACGAGGACACCGCGGACTTCACAGAGCGTCTATCGAAGGTCCGTCAGGTGATCGAGGCTGACCTGCGCAAAGTCGCCCAGGATCGCGCCGGGCTGGACGGTCTGCGCGGTCTTGCTGCTCGCTTCGCCGAAGCATTCGCGCTGATAGATCCTGACGGTGCCCGCTTATCTGCCGCCAAAGAAGCCGTCGCTGCGGCGACCGCAGAGCTGAGCGAGGCAATGCTCGCGGCGAGCCAGGCTGACAAGGCCGCGGGAGTGCAGACCGAAATCGTTGCCCGGGCTCAATCAGACTATGACGAGTGCGTCAGGGTCCGCACGGCAATCGCCGAGTTCGCGTCGCTCGATGCCGAGCGTCAAGCTGTGCTAGAGACTGAAGCAGCTCTCAAAGTCGAGCATGAGGCTTGCAGGCAGGACGTCGCGGCTGCCCGGGATACCGTCACCCGCGCAAATGAAGCGCAAGCGAGGCTCGGTCAGCTGGACAACGAGCAATCGACCCTCCAGCTCTGGTCGGCGCGTGTCGCAGCGTTGGAGGCGCAGAAAATCGAGGCGTCCGATAAGCGCAAGTCCGCCACCGCGGCCGACGATATCGCCAATCGCGCTCGCGCTCAGTTGCCTGAGCTCGATCGCGCGGTCGAGGGGACCCGCGAGGCACAGGCTGCGGCTGAGGACCAGCTTGCGGTACGCCAACGCGATGCATCACAGCTCGCGGAGCTGTTATCCGGTCTTGCGACGCATATCGGACACAACGACACTACGTGTCCGATTTGTACGAGCACCTTTGCTCCCGGTGAGCTGCAGGAGCGTGCGCGCAACGCACTTGCTAGCCAGGACGTTCAGCTTGCCGAAGAGATCCGCGCGCTTGACGCGTTACGGGATCGTTCAAAAGCCGCAGCCGAAGCTCTTGCCGAAGCGCATGCTGCGATTACCGCGGCGGTCGCAGCAGAAACCGCGGCCGCTCTGGCGGAGGCAGGAGCAACGGCCGAACGCGACGCGATCGCAACCGGGCTCGGTGTAAGTAGTGACAGCGACCTTGAAACGCTGGTTGCTGAGCGGCTGGCCGAGGGAGCGCGAGTCCGCGTAGCGCATATTCGCGATGTTGGCGGCAGTCCCGACGATGTTAGTTCAGCCCAATTGCGCGTCGACGCGCTAAGCGCACAGCTGATGTCACTCGATGAACGACTTGCGGCTGCTACACAGCGGCGTGCGCGATGCGAGGTGACCTTACGTGCGATTGAGGACTCTCTCGTCGAGATTGTGAAGCCATGGAGCGTCGAGACAGCCGAGGCCGCTGTCACCGCACAGGGCAGGCTGCTAGAAGCAGAGCGCGCCAGCTCGCAGAACCTCAGGTTGTTGCGAGCTCAGGCGGCAAACGCAGAATCGATCGCGCGCGAAAGGCTCGCTGCGGCTGAGGCCGATCGCGACCGCGTCGCCGCAGCGATTGACACTGCGAAGACCAACCGATCGGCGACGGCCGCCGCTTGGCTTAAGTCTGGCATGATCGGCGATCCGTCAGCCCAGACCGTCGACATCTACGAAAAAGACTTGGGAGATCGCGCGACGGCGCTCTTTGCGCATCTCGAGGAAATAAATGCCTTGTCGCGGAGCCACGAAGCTTGGCTGGCGCAAGACGAGTTGCGCGCGTTGCGCGAGTTGATGAACCGGGAGGGTGGGGAAGGCGCCGCGGACAATCCCGTCGTTCACGAGCAGACGCTTCAGAAAAGCTTGCAAGCTGCGCGCTCGTCGCTTCGGCTCACAGGTGCCACCAGGGACGCAGTGATCGCATATGGCGAAAAGCTCAGAACTGAGGCGGAGAGCTTCTCGACACAATTCCTGCTTCCGCTCAATGATCTGATCGATGCGTTCAACCGTGCACTGCTCAGTACTTCGGGCGAGACGGTGCAATTCAGCGCCGATCACACTGTCGAGCGCACCGCGCTCGCGATGCAGCTGCGTTACGCAGATCCCATTGAGAATGCGCAGTACAGAACCAACTTGCCACCACAACTCGTGTTGAGCGAAGGACAGATGGCAGCAAACGGATTCAGCATTCTTTGTGCGGCCAGCACTGCTTATCGTTGGTCGCGATGGCGAGCCCTGCTGCTTGACGATCCGCTGCAGCATAACGACATTATTCATGCTGCAGCCTTCGTTGATGTGATGCGTAATCTTGTGGAGCTCGAGGGCTATCAGCTGATCATGTCAAGCCATAAGCGCGACGAAGGCGAGTTCATTGCGCGAAAGTTTGATGCGGCCGGATTGCCATGCACTATTGTCGAGCTTATTGGAGCGTCCAAGGATGGGGTCAGAGCCGAGCCTCCGCGACACAATTCAGCGGCGCGCCGCCTCCTTGCCGTGCCCGAGGCGAAGTTGGCCTAA
- a CDS encoding YecA family protein, with translation MNAKSAGVTETERMLADFCQRSFLKLWSYPNPFKDDGHELCDLLAVFDNHVFIFFDRENKLPEGPDKDPKVVWDRWKRNVIDRQVKTAHGAERYLRNGRPIFLDAKRTASFPLAIDAENSVVHKIIVAHGAKQACERASPDNIYGSLAIAYTETDGGPTEPFHIEIDRRNPVHILDSHNMPIVLGELDTVGDLSAYLDEKVRAASAFDYLTYCGEEDLLGHYLLNYDEANKRNVIGPKNENEAVNGIMIGEGEWHDFIQTDLYKNTKKVNRVSYFWDQLIQRTCQNSLDGSLGGNSNILRGESAIYEMVKEPRFMRRGLAEKMLTAVQRFPDAGPFSRQVTFLPSYQPNVAYVLLQLRAPDAYRAEPDYREKRRAVLEVACGAAKNKFQDLVKVIGIGIDAPKFSGGTNAEDFILMPCETWTQDLRSHYEEQNQDWNFFVTSNLRQHNDLVTQFVQPPHPSKPATPGKIGRNDRCPCGSGLKYKRCCLPR, from the coding sequence GTGAACGCGAAATCTGCCGGCGTAACGGAAACGGAACGGATGCTTGCTGATTTCTGCCAGAGGTCCTTCCTCAAGCTGTGGAGCTATCCCAATCCCTTCAAGGACGATGGGCACGAGTTATGTGACCTGCTCGCCGTTTTCGATAACCACGTCTTCATCTTCTTCGACCGCGAGAACAAACTGCCGGAAGGGCCCGATAAGGATCCGAAGGTCGTGTGGGACCGATGGAAGCGCAACGTCATCGATCGCCAGGTGAAGACTGCGCACGGCGCCGAACGCTACCTCCGCAATGGCAGGCCGATTTTTTTGGATGCCAAGAGGACCGCATCCTTCCCACTCGCTATCGACGCTGAAAACTCGGTCGTTCACAAGATTATCGTTGCACATGGAGCCAAGCAGGCATGCGAACGAGCGTCCCCTGACAACATTTATGGCAGTCTCGCCATCGCTTACACGGAAACCGACGGCGGCCCAACCGAGCCCTTCCATATCGAGATCGACAGGCGCAACCCGGTCCACATCCTGGACAGCCACAACATGCCTATCGTGCTCGGTGAGCTTGATACTGTCGGCGACCTCTCGGCGTATCTCGACGAAAAAGTGCGGGCGGCTTCAGCCTTCGACTATCTGACCTATTGCGGTGAGGAAGACCTCCTAGGCCACTACCTGCTGAACTACGACGAGGCCAACAAGCGCAATGTGATCGGGCCGAAGAATGAGAATGAGGCTGTCAATGGCATCATGATCGGCGAAGGTGAATGGCACGACTTCATCCAAACCGATCTCTACAAAAACACGAAGAAGGTTAACCGCGTCTCGTACTTCTGGGACCAGCTGATTCAGCGCACGTGCCAGAACAGCCTGGATGGGTCACTCGGCGGTAACTCCAACATATTGCGCGGCGAGAGCGCGATTTATGAAATGGTGAAGGAGCCGCGCTTCATGCGCCGTGGCCTTGCAGAGAAGATGCTGACGGCGGTGCAGCGATTTCCCGACGCCGGTCCGTTCTCCAGGCAAGTCACGTTCCTCCCGTCATACCAGCCAAATGTCGCCTACGTCTTACTGCAACTGCGTGCACCCGATGCGTATCGTGCCGAGCCAGACTACCGCGAGAAGCGCCGCGCTGTGCTTGAGGTCGCATGTGGAGCTGCAAAGAACAAATTCCAAGACCTCGTGAAGGTTATTGGGATCGGCATCGACGCACCAAAGTTCTCGGGCGGCACCAATGCAGAGGATTTCATCCTCATGCCGTGTGAGACGTGGACGCAAGATTTGAGAAGCCACTACGAGGAGCAGAACCAGGATTGGAATTTCTTTGTTACGTCCAACCTTCGCCAGCATAACGATCTGGTGACCCAGTTTGTGCAGCCTCCGCATCCCAGCAAACCGGCAACGCCAGGCAAGATCGGACGCAATGACCGATGCCCGTGCGGTAGCGGCCTGAAATACAAGAGATGCTGCCTACCGCGGTAA
- the tnpB gene encoding IS66 family insertion sequence element accessory protein TnpB (TnpB, as the term is used for proteins encoded by IS66 family insertion elements, is considered an accessory protein, since TnpC, encoded by a neighboring gene, is a DDE family transposase.): protein MLAFKRDPHGGDLYVFRGKSGKLIKILWHDGLGMSLCAKRPERGRFLRPSSADGVVIITPAQANAATYLATAGGRLIAMI from the coding sequence TTGCTGGCCTTCAAGCGAGACCCTCACGGCGGCGACCTCTATGTGTTCCGTGGCAAAAGCGGCAAGCTGATCAAAATTCTTTGGCACGATGGACTAGGCATGTCGCTTTGCGCCAAGCGGCCGGAGCGTGGCCGCTTCCTGCGGCCATCGTCGGCTGATGGCGTGGTGATAATCACGCCGGCCCAGGCGAATGCCGCAACATACCTGGCGACCGCAGGCGGCCGGCTGATCGCTATGATTTGA